Within the Candidatus Moraniibacteriota bacterium genome, the region TGGCGCCAAGACGGTCGAGCGTACTCTGGCAGAACTCTCGGGTGACGAGCTGGAGCATGCCTTTGACGTACTACCGAAGGGCGAGCTGCAGCGCTTGCTGAAAAGCTGAACATGACAAATTCGGTGGTGCCAAAGGGCATGGCTGTCAATCTGCGCAGTGGGAAATCCATTGTGCTGACGCTTGACAAATCGCCCGACGTTGACACCGAAAAAATGTGCATCAGAATTACTTTAGAAGCCAAGGCTGGGCAGGTGGCGCGCCTACATGTAGTAGCGCCACAGGTTGTAAAGATTGGTTTGGACTGAGTTGCGCAGGTTTCGCAATAGGCTCGCAAGAGTGAGCAATGCCACAACACCACAAGGAGGTCTAAATGGCAACGTCAACTACCCCTGTTCTGCCTACCGACCCTGGCGCACGAAAAGCATGGTCCTATCAAGTAGGAAAAGAAGGCGCTGAGAGGCAATATTTCTCGCGCATGATGGGCGGTGAGGGCACCAAAGCCGTCATCGTCAAACGAACCGAACTGGCAAAAGGCCAGGGCGACGAGATCACAACGCTGATCACCGCAAAGCTGCAAGGTGCGCCACGTGTCGGCTCTGAACGGCTCGAAGGCACGGAAAAGCGCATCACGCAGTTCGACACCAAGATCAAAATTGGTTTGATCCGCGAGGGCGTGAATGTCGGCTCCATCATGGACGAGCAACGCACCGGGCAAGCCCTTGGCGCGATTGGCCGTGAAGTGCTGGCCGACTGGCTGGCTGAGTACATGGAGCAGTTCATTCACTGCCACATTGCCGGTGAAGTCGGCGTCGGTTCCTGCATGACAAACGTCAAAGGCACCGATGGCGCGTTCAAGGCAATCGAGATGCCTTTGCTGCCGATTGATGCAACGCACCTTATGACAGGCGCAAAAGGCGAGCTGACAAAGGCAACGCTTTTGACAACTTCGCTCATGACGCTGTATACCATCAACAGCGCCGCCCGCAACAAGCTTACGAAAATGTTTGGTGGCATCAACGGTGCCAGCAAGATCGAGAAAGCCAATGTCGGCGGCAAGGCCGCATACGTCGCGTGTCTGCCGCCTGAAGTCATGGCTGACCTGCGCAACGATGTCGGCGATGCCGGTTGGGTGTCGTGGCAGAACGCCTTGGTGCG harbors:
- a CDS encoding N4-gp56 family major capsid protein, coding for MATSTTPVLPTDPGARKAWSYQVGKEGAERQYFSRMMGGEGTKAVIVKRTELAKGQGDEITTLITAKLQGAPRVGSERLEGTEKRITQFDTKIKIGLIREGVNVGSIMDEQRTGQALGAIGREVLADWLAEYMEQFIHCHIAGEVGVGSCMTNVKGTDGAFKAIEMPLLPIDATHLMTGAKGELTKATLLTTSLMTLYTINSAARNKLTKMFGGINGASKIEKANVGGKAAYVACLPPEVMADLRNDVGDAGWVSWQNALVRNLGPKAGPFVEGGGMYDGMVVDETPCGTYLEGYGAGASITAARTFVMGAGAAAFAQGKKGLKDGLSVELEEDSDDRGHERVIHLKAIFDATRVHYKDMAHGMIAIDTAFTAAPGGII